From Pedosphaera parvula Ellin514:
ACTGTCAGAGCGGCATTGCTGCTCGTCACCGAGCCATACATGTTGCTCACCACCACGCTATATGAGCCCTGGTTTCCCACCGCCACATTCGGAATGCTCAGAGAAGGATTCGTTGCCCCGGCAATATTGGTTCCATTCAATTGCCATTGATAGGAAAGCGGTCCCAGACCAGTCACACCGGTGCTTAGCGTCACGTCCGCTCCGCCGGCTGCTGAGACATTTAATGGCTGTCGAGTAATGGAAGGTGAACCGTCATTAACGAGAGCTAAGCAGTGTTGTAAACCACTGGCAATGGCTGTCGCGTTGGTGAGAACAACTGGAATATTTGTTTGACCGAAATAATTGTATTTCCAAACGACCACCGAGCCAGTTGCTTGAAGTACCATGCTGTGTGATTCACCGCCTGCAATTGCAACGGCATTCAAGATCCCTGGCGGTACGTTGGTCTGCTCGAGTTGATTATCTCCCCAAATTACCACTGTTCCATCACTCTGGATCGCGAGACTGTGATTCTCCCCGCCGGCGATGGCCACTACGTTGCTCAGTTGAGGAGGAACGTTTGTCTGGCTAAATTGATTATACCCCCATGCTACCACAGTTCCATCACTTTTAAGAGCCAGACTGTGAAGGCCGCCTCCAGCAATGGCCACTACATTGCTCAATCCGGAGGGAATATTCGTTTGGCCAAATTGATTGTACCCCCACGCTATCACTGTCCCATCCTTTTTAAGAGCAAGGCTATGTTCGAAACCTGCGGCTATTTGAGTGACGTTGCTCAATCCAATCGGCGTATTGGTTTGCCCATACTGGTTCCAACCCCAGCAGCACACGCTGCCATCACGGCGGAGCGCCATGCTGTGATATTCTCCGCCACATATTGCGACGGCGTTTGTCAGGCTTGAAGGGACGTTAATCTGTCCTTCCAAGTTTCTACCCCAACCAATCACACTTCCGTCGCCCGTAAGTGCGAGATTATGATAACCTCCTGCGGCGATGGCTGTCACATTCGTCAGTTGGACTGGAATATTTGTCTGACCGAAACCGTTATATCCCCACGCAAGCACGGCTGTAGCCCCAACCGTCAGTGTGGCGTTGGAAGAGTAAACCGATCCATAGCTGTTGCTAATTATCAGTTGATACGTGCCGGCATTTCCCATTTGCAAATTTGCGAGGCTCAAAACTGGATTCGTCGCTCCCAGGATATTTATCCCGTTAAACAACCATTGATAAAATAGCGGTTCTGATCCTTGCACAAGAACTTGAAAACTCGCTTTTCCCCGGCTCGCCATGGCCTGGCTTACTGGCTGTGCTGTGATTACTGGTGCTGAATTATTTATGGTTAGGACCACATTTGAACTGTTCGTCTTTCCGTATGCATTCGTGACGACTAGGGCGTAATTACCTGCATCGGATGCTTGCACATTTGTCAGACAGAAACTGGAGTTGGTTGCGCCAGTAATACCGGCCCCATTGAATTGCCATTGGTAGATAAGCGGCGGAGTGCCAATCGCCTCGGCAGCGAAGTTTGCCGTTGCACCTGCGGATAAGGTTTGATTGGTTGGCGAAGTAGTGAAGGTCGGCAGAGTGATTCCGGGCGTGAAAGCCACCTGGTCAAGAGTGCCGGAGTCCTGACCCGTCGAAAGGCCGGCATTTATATATTTCCAAAGCAGCGTCTGGGAACCGGCTCCAAGATAAATGGTTTTCTGCTGCCAGCCCGAACTTCCGAAAAAACTCGCCTGTTGTATGCCGTTAACATAAAAGACATAAGCATTGAAAAAGCTTTCGGAGGCATTCCACCAAAAACTCAAAGTCCCTGGCCCTGTTACCGTCGTTTGAAGGGTAGATTGTTGATTAGTGCTGATCGGCCCGCTGCTGGCCGCCGCCACTCCGTCGTAACTGTTTGTTCCTTGAGCGAACCACGTCGCGTCGCCACCCGTTGTCCAAACCAGATTGGTGGTATCCAAAGCTTCTGCAAAATTGCTGCCATCAATTAGCAATTGATAAGAAATAGGAAGATGTCCAGCCACTCCCAAACTCAACGAGGCCGGTGCCCCTACTGAAGCAACTCGGTTGGTTGGCTCCTTCGCGATGATTGCGCCGGAATCAAGGCCACTTAAAATGGATTCGGAACTGGTCGTTGCGCCTACGGAGTTGGTAACTCCCCAGCAAACAACTGTCATTGCCATCGAAATTTTTAAACACCGAAGAACCACCATTATGTTGCCACCAGCAGGCCAAAATTTTCTCATATTTTTACTCATGGTGAATTCTCTCCCCATGGTGCAAATTATGCAGCACAATTTAAGCCATAGCTGTTTTTTGCAAATTTGTAACTCACGTGCTTCCGGTAGAACTAATTCTGTACAAAATTAGGAGACGATCTCTCTCTTGACGCCGCGATCACGACTGTGGCAGTCTTCCGCGGTCATGCATTATCTCACACGTGTATCTGTGCTATTTTTCCTCGCCGTTGCTCTGTTCTCCTCCGGTTGTGCCAGCTCTTCCAAGTTGGATGTGCCGATGGATTACAAAACCGTAACAGTCCACCAAAATTTTTATGGTGTGGTGGCCAACGATGAAATCAAATCACTCGTTAATCAGGGCTGGGTGGTTTACCGGGTCCAAGGCCGACGCTTCTCCCCGGAAAACTTTAATTATTACTGGTCCCTCCGTCGGCCAAAGTTCGTGAACCAGGCGAATGCCGGGCCCGCCATAACCCAATAGTCGCTCCCTCGTTCACGCACAAAACTTAAAATTGTCACTCACAAGCTGTTTAGATTCCGGTTTGACATCTTTTGAAAACAGTCGCAATTTTGACCTTATAACTCAACCCTTGGAATAGCTACCATGCGTGTGGCTGGCCACTGCTCCGACTGGTATTTCCTCCTCTCCGGCTGTTGCGGCTGATGGCACGATCTATACTGCCGCGTACAATGACACTTCGCTGTATGCCATCACGCCTGATCAAACCAACAAATGAGTCTTCGATGCTCAAGGAAAGTTATTCGCTTCACCCACCATCGCCCCGAACGGGACAATCTATTTGGTGGCAGGACAGAAGCTCTTTGCCATTTATGAAACGAACGGGCCGGCCACCAGCGTCTCTTCGATGTTCCGGCGCGATCGTAAACACAATGCCCGAGCCACGCAAATGGCCTTCAACAGCTCCAAACAACTGCCCGATGGAACGGCCCGGATGAACCTGCGTCTTGAGCCGGGAGCGAGTTACCGGGTGCAGGCCTCAACCGATCTCGTGCAGCGGCTTGATCTCACAAACTTTGTAAGCTCCAGTCTCTCCATCCAGTTTACCGATACCTCTGCCACCAATTACAGCCAACGCTTCTATCGTCTTGCGTCCCCGTAATCAGTCGGCTCAGGGAGATTTTTAGGCGAGCCACGGACGCCTTGATCAGGCATGGCTTTCCGTTGCTCGTTTTCTTTATGACCACTCCTTTCGCAATGCCGCGAGCGTTCCTCTTCACCGAAATTTGCTGAATCGCCGGAGGATTTGAGTATGATAAGGTCGTGACTGAAGAAAATCGGCACGACCCTGGATTGCAATTGACGGCTGCTCAAAAAACTCCCCATTCCACGCGCGGGAAACTGACCATCTTTTTTGGAATGGCACCCGGTGTTGGAAAAACTTACGCCATGCTTCAGTCCGCTCGCAAGGAGAAGGATGCCGGGCGCGATGTTGTCATCGGCTGGGTGGAAACACACGACTCTAAAGAAACCGCAGAATTGATGCAGGACTTGCCGCTGCTGGCGCCCAGGTATGCAACTTCGGACGGAGTCAGTGTCGCTCAGCTGGATTTGGAAACACTGCTTGCCCGCCGTCCCCAACTCGCCCTGGTGGATGATTTGGCACACGCCAATGTCGTAGATGCCCGGCATCGCAAGCGTTATCAGGATGTGCTCGAACTTCTCGATGCGGGAATTGATGTCTTCACGACTCTGAGTGTGCAGCATGTCGCCAGCCGTGCCGATACAGTGCAGCAAATCACTGGAGCCACCGTGCGCGACATGGTGCCTGACAGTGTTCTGGACTCTGCCGAGATCGAACTGATTGATATTTCGCCGGGGAAACTCCTCGAGCGCCTGAGCGAAACAACTCTTCGATTGTCGGATTACTCCCAGTTGGCGCAGTCCGATTTCTTTCGACCCGGCAACTTGATGGCTTTACGTGAAATGACTTTGCGCCTGGTTGCGGAGCGGGTGGGGCAGGGGGTGCATGACTACATGAAAACCATGCAAATCCAGGGGCCTTGGAAATCAGGCCATCGTTTGCTGGTAGCGGTCGGACCCAATGCCCTGGCTGAACAGTTAATTCGGTGGACCCGCCGGCTTGCGGACAGCCTGAACTCTCCCTGGATAGCCCTTTATGTCGAAGTTCCTCGGCCGCTGAACCAGGAGGTTCAATCGCGCGTAACCCGAAATCTTTCGCTGGCTCGTGACCTTGGAGCCGAAGTCATCACCACTACGGATGCGGACGTCGTGAAGGGTTTGCTGCGCGTGGCCATGCAGCATAATGTCACCCAGGTTATCGTCGGTGAACCATTGGATGTTCATGGGAGGAAGTTTAGCCATAGCGAATCCATTGTCCGGCGGCTCATTAGCGAGAGCGGTGAAATCGATATCCATGTCGTGCGTGCGGACCATGGCACCCCGGGCAAGTTGTCTCGCCAATGGAAGCGTCTGGATCGAGCCCCTTGGAAGCAATATCTCGCCGCCATAGGCGCGGTACTGGCTGTGACTCTGGCAGCCTTCCTTTTTACTCCTTTAATCGGGGTTCACTCTACTGCACTTATTTTCCTCCTTACCGTGGTAGTGCTGGCTCTTTTCGTCCAACGTGGCCCGTCTTTGCTGGCCGCAGCCATGAGCGCCATCCTTTGGGATTATTTTTTTCTACCCCCTGTTTTTGCCTTTCGCGTCAGTCACATAGAAGATGGCATGTTGTTGGGAATGTACTTTGTTGTCGCACTTGTTCTCGGCCAACTGACTGCCAGAATTCGAGCGCAGGAGGAGGCCGAGCGACAGCGCGAGGAACGGGCCACGGCATTATATCTGCTTACACGCGAATTGGCCGAGGGCAACAATCTCGACCAGATGTTGCAAAAAATGGTCCGACAGATGGAAAGTGTCTTTAAAGCTCAAATCGCTGTGCTGTTGCAAGACCCGCCCAATCGGCTCAGCCGGCAAGCTCATTCCGCCAGTGCTTTTCAGCTCTCGGAACCGGAGCACCGCGTCGCTTGCTGGGCTTTTGAACATGCTCAGCCTGCCGGTGCCTTCACTGACAACCTTCCGGTCGCTGATGCACTTTATGTTCCACTCACAACCGCCACCGGAACTGTTGGCGTCATGGGGCTGCGTTTCAGTCAGTCTTTTCCGCCGACCATGCACCAACGAACCCTGCTTAACACATTTTCGCAACAAATCGCGCTCGCGCTCGACCGTCTCCGCCTGCAGCAGGTTTCGGAAAAATCCAAAATCCTCGCTGAGTCCGAGCGTTTGACGAAAACGCTTCTGAACTCCATTTCGCACGAAATCCGCACCCCCATTGCTGCCATCCAAAGCGCTGCCAGCAACCTCGTTGAACTGAACGATGCTCCTTTGTCCGAACCGCAGCAATCGATGGTTGGTGAGATTCAGGAAGCGACCGATAGGTTGAATCGTCTTGTGGGTAACGTGCTCGAGATCACCCGGATCGAATCGGGGCACGTCAAACCCAGGCTCAGCCTTTGTGATGTGAACGATCTGGTTCATGTTTGCATTAAAGAAACCCGCAAACAACTCGCACGCCATGGCGTCACAGTGGACTTGCAACCGCATTTGCCACTCGTTCCCATGGATTTCGTTTTGATTCAGCAGGCGCTCTCTAATCTTCTGTCAAATGCTGCTCTACACACGCGTGCTGGCACGAGCGTTCGTTTGACCGCGCGCGTGGAGCAGACCGAGTTCGTCCTTTCTGTGGCTGATCAAGGTGCTGGCATTCCTGCCGAAGCGCTTCCCCGGATATTTGATAAATTTTATCGTGCCCCCAATGCTCCCGCGGGCGGCACCGGCCTTGGACTCTCGTTGGTAAAAGGCTTTGTGGAAGCTCATGGCGGCAGCGTTCTCGCTCAAAATGATCCTAAAGGCGGTGCCATCTTTGCCATTCGTCTGCCAATAAACCAGTCTCCTTCCAACCAACCAGCTTTGTGATCAATACGGATGCCAAAAAACACACTGTTCTGATTATTGATGATGAACTCCAAATCCGTCGTCTGCTGCGTGTTTACCTGGAGCGAAATGGTTATGAAGTGATTGAAGCACCTACGGGAATCGACGGCATTGGTGAAGTTGCCCGGTGCCATCCGGATGCAGTGCTTTTGGATTTGGGTCTCCCTGATATGGATGGCCTGGCTGTGCTAAAGCGCTTGCGCGAATGGAGCCAGGTGCCGGTCCTGGTGGTATCGGTTCGCGGGCAGGATGATGACAAAATAGTCGCGCTGGATAACGGTGCCGATGATTATCTGACCAAACCGTTTAGCACCGGAGAGCTTCTGGCACGTTTGCGAGTGGCCCATCGCCACGCGCAGCCAAGCAGTCCGCCAGCCGTCTTTCGTGCCCGTAACCTGGAAGTTGATTTAGCCACGCGCACGGTAAAAGTAAACGGTCAAAAGGTAAAACTGACAGCCACCGAATATTCACTGCTGAACATGTTTGTGCGTCATGCCGGCAAAGTTCTGACGCACGGGCAGGTGTTACGTGAAATTTGGGGGCCGGCCGATGCGGATAAGACCGGGTATCTCAGGGTTTACATGGCTTATTTGCGCGAAAAGATCGAACTGAACCCTGCCGAACCCGAGCTTCTGATTACTGAGCCCGGTGTGGGTTACCGTTTGGCACTCCAGGAGTGACAGACGTAGCGCCAAATTAAACTCAGCTCGACGGTCCGAGTCCATCCCCTCAAAAGCCTTCTGTAACTGTCACTTCTTCCATTTCTTCTCCATATCAGAATGGATCTGAGTTTTCAGCGTAACAGGATGTTGTAAGCGATTGCAGTTCGTTCATTAACCCTTTTTTAATACATGTTATTGTCGCATGTTAAAGATGGCCAAAAAGATACAGGTGATGGCGGTAAATAAAACGCCACACTGTTTTTATTTATCCACAGTTTAGCTTTGACTTGCCGAGCTGTCGAAATTTTATCTCTCTGTTTCCTAGGGAAATTGCAGTATTAGAATTTTATTAAATATTTTTCTTTCGCTGGCATCGCCCGTGCTTAGGGGGGAGTTGTGACCTGTAATTGTTCCAGTTATTTCGATCGATTGTTTGCTTTCTCGAGGGGCGCAATTTTGAGTCGGGCAGGCGCATGTTTTGCCATTCAGCATAACCGTTAATCAATTCAATGAGCATGAAAAAAATAGAAGCCATCATAAAGCCCTTCAAACTTGAAGAGGTAAAGGACGCCTTGGGAGAGGTGGGTATTGAAGGTATGACTGTCAGCGAAGTAAAGGGATTCGGCCGTCAGAAGGGCCACACCGAAATCTATCGTGGCAGCGAGTATACCGTGGATTTTTTGCCCAAGATCAAACTGGAACTGGTAGTGGCCGATGATCAATTGGACGCGGCGGTTACCGCCATCGTCAAATCAGCCAAGACCGGCAAGATTGGTGATGGCAAAGTGTTCGTGTCAAACGTCGAGGATGCCATCCGCATTCGCACTGAAGAAAAGGGAGAAAAAGCTGTTTAACGAATCGATACAAGGAACTTACCATGAAAAAATTGATACTCTTAACTGGACTGATGGTGGGGATGATCGTGTCGGGATCTTCACTTCTGGCTGCTGATGAACCCGCAGCCGCCCCCGCCGCGGCCGCTGCAGCAACAGCGCCTGCCGCACCTGCGCTGAAGGAGCCGAATATCGAACAACGGCTCGCTGATTTGGAAGCTTACGTGAACAACGGTGCTCGCTCCTGCGATGCGGCCACCAACATTTCTTCCAAGATTGCAGGTCCTGGTCCCGGCCATAACGCCTGGATGATGACAAGCTCGGCCCTCGTTCTTTTCATGACCCTGCCCGGCCTGGCTCTCTTTTATGGTGGCTTGGTCCGCAGAAAGAACGTGCTGTCCGTTCTCGCCCAATGCCTGGGAATCACCGGTTTGGTGGCGATTCTTTGGTGGGTTTGCGGCTACAGCCTGGTCTTTGCCAGGGGCAGTGGCGGTGATGCCACGATTCTCGGCAGCCTCAAGACTTATGCCTTCCTGAATGGCGTTGATTCCATCCCGAACAAGGACTACGCCTCCTGGGTTTCGCACAACGTCTTCTCCATGTATCAGATGATGTTCGCGATCATCACTCCCGCGCTGATCGTAGGCGCCATTGCTGAGCGCATGAAGTTTTCCGCCATTCTACTCTTCGTGACTCTCTGGATGTTCGTGGTTTATTTCCCCCTCGCTCACATGATCTGGGGCGTCGATGGCTATATGAATGGTGTTTGGAATGCAGCCGCCAAGATCAAGGCCATCGATTTCGCCGGTGGCACCGTGGTGCACATGTCCTCCGGATGGTCCGCTCTGATTCTTTGCATCATCCTGGGCAAACGCATTGGCTTCGGCAAGGAGCCCATGCCGCCACACAGCATGGTCCTTTGTATGGTTGGCACTGGCATGCTCTGGGTCGGTTGGTACGGCTTCAATGCTGGTAGCGCTGTGGCTGCCGACAGCACTGCTGCCAACGCCTTTATCACCACCACCATGGCGACTGCGGTTGCTTCCTTCGCCTGGGGCATGGCTGAATACGTCCTTCGCGGCAAACCCAGTGTGCTCGGTTTCTGCTCCGGTGCGGTCGCCGGTCTGGTTGTCATCACTCCCGCCTGCGGTTTCGTGAATACCACAGGCGCCATGATTATCGGCGTCGCTGCTGGTTTGGTTCCCTTCTTCGCGGTCTGGAAGTTAAAGGCCTGGTTCGGTTATGATGATGCCCTCGATACCTTCGGTGTTCACGCTGTGGGTGGAACGATGGGCGCTTTTCTCACCGGTATTCTGGCAGTGCCAGCGACTTTGGTTGATGGAAAAATTAATCCTGCCGCTGTGAATGCTAATCTCGCAAGCAATGTGGATAAATACATTTACAAAGGCACTCTCTGGCTCGAACAGCTTAAGGCCATGGGCTTGACGATTGTCATGGCGGTCGTGGGCACGGTCATCATTGCCTACATCGTCAAGGCAGTCGTGGGTCTCCGTCCAACGCCGGAAGTCGAAACCGCCGGTCTTGATCTGGCCGAACACGGGGAAGAAGGTTATCACGGCGAAGGTGCAATGTAATCAATTTGAATACCCGGGCCGGCTACCAAACGAAGCCGGCCCGGCTTTCCTAACCAACTCATAACAAAATATGGCAAACGAAAACGTAAAAGCAGCGACTCCCAAGGGAGTCATCGATCTGGCCAAGAAGCAGGGGGCCCGGATGGTAGACATCAAGTTTGTGGATACCTTCGGCACCTGGCAGCACTTCAGCGTGCCGGTGGCCGAACTCACCGAGGAGGTCTTTGCCGAGGGCTTTGGCTTTGACGGCTCCTCCATCCGGGGCTGGAAGAGCATAGAAGCCTCCGACATGCTGGCCATGCCGGACCCGGGCACGGCCTTCATTGATCCCTTCTGCGCGGTCCCCACCTTAAGCCTGACCTGCACCATTGCCGAGACCGGCACCAAGGAGGCCTACAACCGGGATCCCCGCGGGATTGCCCAGCGGGGGGAAAAGTACCTCGCCTCCACCGGGCTGGCCGACACGGCCGTCTTTGGTCCCGAAGCCGAGTTCTTCATCTTTGACAACGTGCAGTATGACCACAAGGCCAACGGCACCTTCTACAGCGTGGATAGCGAGGAGGCCATCTGGAACAGCGGGCGCGATGAAATGCCCAACCTGGGCTACAAGACCCGCTACAAGGAGGGCTACTTCCCCGTGGCCCCCACCGACACCCAGCAGGATATCCGCACCGAAATGTGCCTGGTCATGGAGCAGTTGGGCATCAAGGTCGAGCGCCAGCACCATGAAGTGGCCACGGCCGGGCAGGCCGAAATTGACTTCCGCTTTGACACGCTGGTCAAGACGGCCGACACGATGATGCTCTACAAGTACATCATCAAGAACGTCGCCCGCAAGCACGGCAAGACCGTGACCTTCATGCCCAAGCCCCTCTTTGGGGACAATGGCTCCGGGATGCACACCCACCAGTCCCTCTGGAAGAAGGGCAAGCCCCTCTTTGCGGGCAAGGAATACGCCGGGCTCTCCGAGATGGCCCTCTACTATATTGGGGGCATTCTCAAGCACGCCAAGGCGCTCTGCGCCATCTGCAACCCCACCACCAACAGCTACAAGCGTTTGGTGCCCGGGTATGAGGCGCCCGTGAACCTGGCTTACTCGGCCCGCAACCGCAGTGCGGCCATCCGCATCCCCACCTTCAGCGAGAGCCCCAAGGCCAAGCGCATTGAGTATCGCCCGCCGGACCCGGCCGCCAATCCGTACCTGGCCTACACGGCCCTGCTCATGGCGGGCCTGGACGGGGTGCTCAACAAGATTGATCCCGGTGAGCCCCTGGACAAGAACATCTATGAGCTGCCGCCCGAGGAGCTCAAGAAGGTGCCCAATGTGCCCGGCAGCCTGGGGGAGGCCCTGGACCACCTGGAGAAGGACCACGAGTTCCTGCTCAAGGGGGATGTGTTTACGAAGGACTTCCTGGAAATGTGGGTCACCCACAAGCGCAAGGAGCATGATGCCCTGCGCCTGCGCCCGCATCCCTACGAATTCTTCCTCTACTACGACGTGTAGAAAACCATTGCCTCAAATAGGCAAACAATAGCAAAACGGCGTGGATGCAAATCCACGCCGTTTTGGTCTGGAAGGGCCACGAAGGATGAACTGAAAGACTTTTGTTCCCGGCATCCTTACCGTTCCCTTGTTAATAAAGGCTTATAACAGGCTTTAGGGCATTTCGACTACGCGATAGAATCGTTGCGGATTATTGGTCGCGTCCGTGTCCTGCAGCAGGAGCATCCCATTGGTGATGCTCAAGCAATTGGTCAGCGGCATCCATGTGATGAGATCGCTGCTGACCCGGACCTCGAAGTGCGGCGCATCCACGAACGAGATGCTTCCTCCATCACTATCTCCAAATAGCAGGGCCATGCTCCCATCGGTGCCCGGGACCAGACTTTGCAATTTTTGCGGCACCAAAACACGCAGGATCGCGTTGCTGCTTGTCAAGGAGCCAAACGCATTTGTCACAATCACTGAATAGGCGCCAGCATCTGATCGCTGCAGTCCTGTTAATTGGAGAGCCGTCGTGGTTGCACCGTTGATCTTAACGCCATTCTTCCACCATTGATAACTCAGGGGTTGCGAACCGTCCGCCACGACCATGAACGTGGCCGGAGAGCCGCCGACCGCAACCACATTGGTCGGTTGCGAAATCAGAAATGGCAGTTGCCCAATTACAACGGCTGCGACATTGGAGCTGGTCACAACGCCAAGCGCATTGCTCACCACCACAGAGTAAGTGCCGCTGTTGGTTGTCTGGTTACCGTTGAGAAAAAGCGACGCATTGGTTGCGCCAGTAATGTTCACCCCGTTGAAGAACCAGCGGAAAGAGAGTGGCTGGATGCTCGTGGCTCCAACGCTCAACAAGAGCGGATGGCCGGCAAAAACATGGGCTGTTAATGGTTGTCTCGCAACGGCGGGATCACCTGTCGCTATCAAGGCTATCGAATGCAAACGACCACCCGCAATGCTGACAATGTCAGTCAGGCCTGTTGGCACCACACTGGGGAGGTTCGGGCCGAATCCTCCCCAGCCCACCGCAGTTCCCCCGGCCTTGATTGCTAGGCTATGAAACCATCCTCTCGCGATGAATACCACGTTCGTCAAACCCGCCGGCACATTGCATTGGCCGTTGTTGTTCAATCCCCAGGCCACGACCGTTCCGTCCGCCTTCAATGCCAGGCTGTGCGATTCACCCGCAGCAATCATCACCACATTGCTAAGATTGGCTGGAACATTGGTCTGGCCGAAGCTGTTCAAACCCCAGGCCGTCAAAGTCCCATCAGATTTCAAGGCAACGCTGTGATCGTGGCCCGCAGCAATCGCCACAACATTTGTCAAACCCGCGGGCACATTGCACTGGCCAAAGGAATTACTCCCCCAGCACACAATCGTCCCATCAAGCTTCAACGCCAGGTTATGATTCCCCCCCGCCGCAATGGCCACGACATTCGTTAATCCTGCCGGTGGGCTGGTGGTAAATCCCCACGCCACAACCGTGCCATTCGATTTCAAAGCAAGACTGTGACCGGGGCCGCCCGCTATCGCGATCACATTGGTCGCGCTGGTCGGCACGATGGTTTGGCCACTCCCATTGGCGCCCCAGGCTAAAACATTCCCATCCGCCTTCAATGCCAGGCAATGGTCGTACCCTGCCGCAATGGACACAATCTTCGTCGTAGTCAGCGATACGTTTGTTTGACCCAGGCCACCGTCACCCCAGGGCACCACCACGTTCCGCACCACTGTCAGCTTGGAATTGGCGCTTACAACCGCGCCTGATTGTTGGTTGCTCACAATCACAGAATAATTTCCCTCGTTCGCCAATTGCACCGAAGCGATTTTGTAAATGGCATTCGTTGCATTAACAATATTTTGCCCCTTGAATTGCCACTGGTAGGTCAATGGAAGTTGATTGACCACACCCACACTGAGCATGGCGGGTTGGAACGGCGTCATCCCTCCGGATGCCGGCCCACGTGCAATCGCCGGGTCTGCCGTGCTCATGAGCAGCAGGCTCTGATTGTTGCCGGCGGCTATTCCCACAATTCCGGGCAGTTGGGGAGGAATGTTGGGTTGCGCCCCGTTAATTAGGCCCCACATCACTATTGTCCCATCGGACTTCAAGGCAATGCTGTGGGTTGATCCCGCGGCAATCGCCACAACATTACTCAAGCTGGTTGGCACATTGGCCTGGCCGGAGGAATTAAGACCCCATGCCACCACCGTTCCGTTGGAACGCAAGGCGAGGCAGTGGTTATTACCCGCGGCAATTGCCACAATATTGGTTAAGCCGCTGGGCAGGTTCGTTTGACCAAAGGAGTTTGCGCCCCATGCCACAACGCTCCCTCCTGCCTTCAATGCCAAAGCATGATCCACTCCCACATCTATCCCGATGATTCCGGTAACAGCCGGTGGCACATTCGTGATCGCAGGTTTTGGTCCCCAAGCAAAGACGGTTCCGTCGGTTTTTAACACCATATAGTTGTTGATTGACGAATCAGAACCCATTGCAATTGCCACGACGTTATTCGTTGCCCCTGCTGGAACCACTGTTGTTCCTCCCCACGCCACCACGGTTCCATTCGATTGCAACGCCAGGCTCTGATTGTACCCCGCAGCAATGGCCATCACGTTGGTAACATTCGCCGGCACGGTGGAAAGCGAACCCCAGGAAATGACTGTCCCATCCGGCTTCAACCCCAAATCATGATTATATCCTGCCGCCAATGCCACGACATTGCTCAAACCGGCTGGCGGCAAATTTGGAACAGGCGAGCCCAAAGTGGTAATAGGCACCAGCGACAATGTCGCAGTCGAACTCACCGTAGCGCCTGCCGCATTCGTCACCCGCACACTATAATTCCCCGCCTGTGCCGCAGTGAGTCCGGTCAAAGTCAACGTCGTGTTCGTCTCTGCCGTAATATC
This genomic window contains:
- the glnA gene encoding type I glutamate--ammonia ligase codes for the protein MANENVKAATPKGVIDLAKKQGARMVDIKFVDTFGTWQHFSVPVAELTEEVFAEGFGFDGSSIRGWKSIEASDMLAMPDPGTAFIDPFCAVPTLSLTCTIAETGTKEAYNRDPRGIAQRGEKYLASTGLADTAVFGPEAEFFIFDNVQYDHKANGTFYSVDSEEAIWNSGRDEMPNLGYKTRYKEGYFPVAPTDTQQDIRTEMCLVMEQLGIKVERQHHEVATAGQAEIDFRFDTLVKTADTMMLYKYIIKNVARKHGKTVTFMPKPLFGDNGSGMHTHQSLWKKGKPLFAGKEYAGLSEMALYYIGGILKHAKALCAICNPTTNSYKRLVPGYEAPVNLAYSARNRSAAIRIPTFSESPKAKRIEYRPPDPAANPYLAYTALLMAGLDGVLNKIDPGEPLDKNIYELPPEELKKVPNVPGSLGEALDHLEKDHEFLLKGDVFTKDFLEMWVTHKRKEHDALRLRPHPYEFFLYYDV
- a CDS encoding ammonium transporter — protein: MKKLILLTGLMVGMIVSGSSLLAADEPAAAPAAAAAATAPAAPALKEPNIEQRLADLEAYVNNGARSCDAATNISSKIAGPGPGHNAWMMTSSALVLFMTLPGLALFYGGLVRRKNVLSVLAQCLGITGLVAILWWVCGYSLVFARGSGGDATILGSLKTYAFLNGVDSIPNKDYASWVSHNVFSMYQMMFAIITPALIVGAIAERMKFSAILLFVTLWMFVVYFPLAHMIWGVDGYMNGVWNAAAKIKAIDFAGGTVVHMSSGWSALILCIILGKRIGFGKEPMPPHSMVLCMVGTGMLWVGWYGFNAGSAVAADSTAANAFITTTMATAVASFAWGMAEYVLRGKPSVLGFCSGAVAGLVVITPACGFVNTTGAMIIGVAAGLVPFFAVWKLKAWFGYDDALDTFGVHAVGGTMGAFLTGILAVPATLVDGKINPAAVNANLASNVDKYIYKGTLWLEQLKAMGLTIVMAVVGTVIIAYIVKAVVGLRPTPEVETAGLDLAEHGEEGYHGEGAM